The DNA window CCATGGGGCGGAAGTTCGTCCGCGTGGCGCTCGGCGGCGTCCGCGACGAGGCCGAGATCCGCGGCCACCGGCGCACGTACGTCGGCGCGCTGCCCGGCCGGATCGTGCGGGCGGTCAAGGAGGCCGGCTCGATGAACCCGGTCGTCCTCCTCGACGAGATCGACAAGGTCGGCTCGGACTTCCGCGGCGACCCGGCGGCGGCCCTCCTGGAGGTCCTGGACCCGGCGCAGAACCACACCTTCCGGGACCACTACCTGGAGGTCGAACTGGACCTGTCGGACGTCGTCTTCCTGGCGACGGCCAACGTCCTGGAGGCCATCCCCGAGGCGCTGCTGGACCGCATGGAGCTGGTCCGCCTCGACGGCTACACCGAGGACGAGAAGGTCGTCATCGCCCGCGACCACCTGCTGCGCCGCCAGCTGGAGCGCGCGGGCCTGGAGCCCGGCGAGGTCGTCCTGGAGGACGCCGCCCTGCGCAGGCTCGCCGGCGAGTACACCCGGGAGGCGGGCGTCCGGAACCTGGAGCGCGCCGTCGCCCGGCTGCTCCGCAAGGTCGCGGCCCGGCACGAACTGGGCGAGCAGGAGCTGCCGTTCACCATCGGCGAGGAGCAGCTGCGCCCGCTGATCGGGCGGCCGCACCACACCCCGGAGTCCGCGCAGGACCCGGCCGAGCGGCGCACGGCGGTGCCGGGCGTGGCGACGGGGCTCGCGGTCACGGGCGCGGGCGGCGACGTGCTGTTCGTCGAGGCCTCCCTGGCCGACCCGGAGACGGGCGGCGCGGGCCTGACCCTCACGGGCCAGCTGGGCGACGTGATGAAGGAGTCGGCGCAGATCGCCCTGTCCTTCCTGCGCTCCCACGGCGCGGAACTGGAGCTGCCGGTGGGCGACTTCAAGGAACGCGGCGTGCACCTGCACGTGCCGGCGGGCGCCGTCCCGAAGGACGGACCGAGCGCGGGCGTCACCATGACGACGGCGCTGGCGTCGCTGCTGTCGGGCCGCCGGGTGCGGCCGGAGGTGGCCATGACCGGCGAGGTGTCCCTCACGGGGCGGGTCCTGCCCGTCGGCGGCGTCAAGCAGAAGCTGCTGGCGGCGCACCGGGCGGGCGTGACGACGGTGATCATCCCGAAGCGGAACGAGCCCGACCTGGACGACGTGCCGGCCGAGGTGCTGGCCGAGCTCGCCGTCCACCCGGTCTCCGACGTCCGCCAGGCGCTGGAGCTGGCCCTGCAGCCGGCCGGGGCGGAAGTGGCCGTGGCGGCGTAGCGCTCGCAACGGCGCGGGGCCCGTACCTCTTCACCAGAGGTACGGGCCCCGCGCCGTTTCGCGTCGTTCCCGGTTCAGGTGTGGGTGACGGCCTTGTGCAGCAGGCCCTGCAGGGCGTC is part of the Streptomyces roseifaciens genome and encodes:
- the lon gene encoding endopeptidase La, translated to MASTSTSLTLPVLPLDDEVVLPGMVVPLDLSDTEVRAAVEAAQAAARGGDKPLVLLVPRVDGTYAGAGTLGSVDQVGRLSGSGDPGALIRGVRRVRIGAGTTGPGAALWVEGTAMEEITPDPLPGAVAELVKEYKALATSWLRKRGAWQVVDRVQQIEDVGQLADNSGYSPFLTVQQRVELLETADPVARLRLAVGWLGEHLAEQDVAESIAKDVQEGVDKQQREFLLRRQLEAVRKELAELNGDPENEPDDYRARVEAADLPEKVREAALKEVGKLERSSDQSPEGGWIRTWLDTVLEMPWNERSEDAYDIPGAKAVLDADHAGLEDVKERITEYLAVRKRRADRGLGVVGGRRGGAVLALVGPPGVGKTSLGESVARAMGRKFVRVALGGVRDEAEIRGHRRTYVGALPGRIVRAVKEAGSMNPVVLLDEIDKVGSDFRGDPAAALLEVLDPAQNHTFRDHYLEVELDLSDVVFLATANVLEAIPEALLDRMELVRLDGYTEDEKVVIARDHLLRRQLERAGLEPGEVVLEDAALRRLAGEYTREAGVRNLERAVARLLRKVAARHELGEQELPFTIGEEQLRPLIGRPHHTPESAQDPAERRTAVPGVATGLAVTGAGGDVLFVEASLADPETGGAGLTLTGQLGDVMKESAQIALSFLRSHGAELELPVGDFKERGVHLHVPAGAVPKDGPSAGVTMTTALASLLSGRRVRPEVAMTGEVSLTGRVLPVGGVKQKLLAAHRAGVTTVIIPKRNEPDLDDVPAEVLAELAVHPVSDVRQALELALQPAGAEVAVAA